The following proteins are encoded in a genomic region of Nicotiana sylvestris chromosome 4, ASM39365v2, whole genome shotgun sequence:
- the LOC104221291 gene encoding protein ASPARTIC PROTEASE IN GUARD CELL 2-like — MFVPVQTRVAILLLAVFIFSITNTTTATETKTSAGHAIPFPSHEHFNVKQTIKESTRIHPPPSKTQGVAKEEEEEEEFPWKLKLLHRDKLPFSHFTDHPHRLEARMKRDVKRVDTLIHKITGGKAAATNNNHNNNNNNNNNNNNNNNNNNKVYEVEEFGSEVISGMEQGSGEYFVRIGVGSPVREQYMVIDAGSDIVWVQCQPCTQCYHQSDPVFDPSLSASFSGVPCTSSLCEQVENSGCHAGRCKYEVMYGDGSYTKGTMALETLTFGRTVVRDVAIGCGHHNGGMFIGAAGLLGLGGGSMSLLGQLGGQTGGAFSYCLVSRGTGSTGSLEFGREILPMGAAWVPLIRNPRAPSFYYIGLSGLGVGGARVAISEDIFRLTEVGDGGVVMDTGTAVTRLPTAVYEAFRNAFIAQTASLPRAPAMSIFDTCYDLNGFVTVRVPTVSFFLMGGPILTLPARNFLIPVDERGTFCFAFAPSPTRLSIIGNIQQEGIQISIDGANGFVGFGPNIC, encoded by the coding sequence ATGTTTGTTCCCGTACAAACACGAGTCGCAATTCTGCTCCTTGCAGTGTTCATTTTCTCCATTACCAACACTACAACCGCAACTGAAACAAAAACCTCAGCTGGCCATGCAATCCCATTTCCCAGCCACGAACACTTTAATGTCAAACAAACCATTAAAGAATCTACAAGAATCCACCCACCACCATCTAAAACACAGGGTGtggcaaaagaagaagaagaagaagaggagtttCCCTGGAAACTCAAGCTTCTTCACAGAGACAAACTGCCTTTTTCCCACTTCACTGATCATCCTCACCGTCTCGAAGCTCGCATGAAAAGAGACGTCAAAAGGGTGGATACACTCATTCACAAAATAACAGGAGGCAAAGCTGCTGCCAccaataataatcataataataataataataataataataataataataataataataataacaataataaagttTATGAGGTGGAGGAATTCGGGAGTGAGGTGATTTCGGGCATGGAGCAAGGAAGTGGAGAATACTTCGTGAGGATTGGTGTGGGCAGTCCTGTTAGAGAGCAATACATGGTCATTGATGCTGGCAGTGATATTGTGTGGGTCCAGTGCCAGCCTTGTACCCAGTGCTACCACCAGTCCGATCCGGTATTTGACCCGTCTCTTTCCGCTTCTTTTTCTGGGGTACCATGTACCTCATCCCTCTGTGAACAGGTCGAGAACTCGGGCTGCCACGCAGGTCGCTGCAAATATGAAGTCATGTATGGCGACGGATCGTACACGAAGGGGACCATGGCCCTTGAGACGCTCACTTTTGGTCGCACCGTGGTTCGGGACGTAGCAATTGGTTGCGGTCACCATAACGGTGGAATGTTTATTGGGGCTGCTGGTTTGTTAGGTCTTGGAGGTGGGTCCATGTCACTCCTGGGACAACTCGGTGGACAAACGGGCGGTGCATTTAGTTACTGTTTGGTTAGTCGGGGCACCGGATCAACCGGATCACTTGAATTCGGGCGTGAAATACTACCCATGGGTGCAGCGTGGGTACCATTGATCCGAAACCCACGGGCCCCTAGTTTCTATTATATTGGCTTGTCGGGTCTTGGAGTTGGAGGAGCACGTGTAGCAATATCTGAAGATATTTTCAGGTTGACTGAGGTAGGAGATGGTGGAGTGGTGATGGACACAGGGACAGCCGTGACAAGGCTTCCGACAGCGGTCTACGAGGCGTTCCGTAATGCATTCATTGCCCAAACTGCTAGCCTTCCACGGGCACCTGCCATGTCAATATTCGACACATGCTACGATCTAAACGGGTTTGTGACGGTTCGGGTACCAACCGTTTCGTTTTTCCTCATGGGTGGTCCAATTCTAACCCTCCCAGCTAGGAACTTCCTGATTCCAGTGGACGAAAGGGGCACATTCTGCTTTGCGTTCGCTCCATCTCCTACTAGACTTTCCATTATTGGGAATATCCAGCAAGAAGGCATCCAAATTTCTATTGATGGGGCAAATGGTTTCGTGGGATTTGGCCCCAACATATGCTAG